A section of the Corynebacterium auris genome encodes:
- a CDS encoding Sir2 family NAD-dependent protein deacetylase produces MEDRTHFADPAIAMAHRSAVRSIQRVVVETATPTEPRRALRQVTEQLARGRVLVITGAGMSTESGIPDYRSKGGRLTKGRPMTYQEFAHAPEQVRRYWARAFVGMRFMRAASPNRAHFALTGLERAGLLTGVVTQNVDGLHTQAGTRRLLALHGDMNHVVCLDCGFEETRSLFDARLTAANPDFFESVEVTGSMINPDGDVELRASDVERFRMISCVRCGGHRLKPDVVYFGEAVPKERREVANGWLEASASVLAVGTSLAVMSGYKFVLDALKQDKPVAVINGGPGRADQKVSTLWRANVGDALGSVLAELGL; encoded by the coding sequence ATGGAGGACAGGACCCACTTCGCCGACCCGGCGATCGCTATGGCGCACCGCAGCGCGGTGCGCTCCATTCAGCGCGTCGTGGTGGAAACAGCCACGCCGACTGAGCCGCGCCGGGCGTTGCGCCAGGTCACCGAGCAGCTGGCGCGCGGCAGAGTGCTCGTGATCACCGGCGCCGGCATGTCCACGGAATCGGGCATCCCCGACTACCGCTCGAAGGGCGGGCGGCTGACCAAGGGCCGGCCGATGACCTACCAGGAGTTCGCGCACGCCCCCGAGCAGGTCCGCCGCTACTGGGCGCGCGCCTTCGTGGGCATGCGCTTCATGCGCGCCGCCTCGCCCAACCGCGCGCACTTCGCGCTCACCGGCCTCGAGCGCGCCGGGCTGCTCACCGGCGTGGTCACCCAGAACGTCGACGGCCTGCACACCCAGGCCGGCACGCGCCGCCTGCTGGCCCTCCACGGCGACATGAACCACGTTGTCTGCCTCGATTGCGGCTTCGAGGAGACACGCTCGCTTTTCGACGCCCGACTGACCGCCGCCAACCCCGACTTCTTCGAATCGGTCGAGGTGACCGGCTCGATGATCAACCCGGACGGCGACGTGGAGCTGCGCGCCAGTGACGTGGAACGCTTCCGCATGATCAGCTGCGTGCGCTGCGGGGGCCACCGGCTCAAACCCGACGTGGTGTACTTCGGCGAGGCGGTGCCGAAAGAGCGCCGGGAAGTGGCGAACGGCTGGCTTGAGGCGTCGGCAAGCGTGCTCGCCGTGGGCACCTCGCTGGCGGTGATGAGCGGCTACAAGTTCGTCCTCGACGCGCTGAAGCAGGACAAGCCCGTCGCAGTGATCAACGGCGGGCCGGGGCGCGCGGACCAGAAGGTGAGCACGCTGTGGCGCGCCAATGTCGGTGATGCACTCGGCAGCGTGCTGGCGGAGCTGGGGCTGTAA
- the sucC gene encoding ADP-forming succinate--CoA ligase subunit beta, with amino-acid sequence MDLYEYQGRALLANHKVPVLQARVATSTEEARAAWDELDSELVVVKAQVKTGGRGKAGGVKLARSAEETVEAARQILGMDIKGHTVHRVMIAEGADIAEEYYFSILLDRPGRKYLAMLSREGGVDIEALAKERPEALVRKNFTPLEGLTEDLGREMAREAGFSEEEADKLVPVMQRLYAVYDAEDAQLVEINPLVKTTDGEIIALDAKVSLDANAAFRHPDHEKFVDNSATDPLEVRAQSLGLNYVKLDGNVGIIGNGAGLVMSTVDVVAYVGEDLPTAPAPANFLDIGGGADATVMANGLSVILSDPQVDAIFVNVFGGITACDQVASGIVRAMDILREAGEDPQPIVVRLDGNNAEEGRRILDEAALDFVERVDTMDGAAQRVAELADQAAAERTK; translated from the coding sequence ATGGATCTTTACGAATACCAGGGCCGGGCGCTGCTGGCGAACCACAAGGTACCGGTTCTGCAAGCGCGCGTGGCCACCTCCACCGAGGAGGCGCGCGCGGCGTGGGACGAGCTGGATTCCGAGCTCGTCGTTGTCAAGGCACAGGTGAAAACCGGCGGGCGCGGCAAGGCCGGCGGCGTGAAGCTGGCCCGCTCCGCCGAGGAAACCGTCGAGGCCGCCCGGCAGATTCTGGGCATGGACATCAAGGGCCACACCGTCCACCGGGTGATGATCGCCGAGGGGGCGGACATCGCGGAGGAGTACTACTTTTCCATCCTGCTGGACCGCCCGGGGCGCAAGTACCTGGCCATGCTCTCGCGCGAGGGCGGCGTGGACATCGAGGCCCTGGCAAAGGAGCGCCCCGAGGCGCTGGTGCGCAAGAACTTCACCCCGCTGGAGGGGCTGACCGAGGACCTAGGCCGCGAGATGGCCCGCGAGGCCGGCTTCAGCGAGGAGGAGGCGGACAAGCTGGTGCCCGTGATGCAGCGCCTCTACGCCGTCTACGACGCCGAGGACGCGCAGCTGGTGGAGATCAACCCGCTGGTCAAGACCACCGACGGCGAGATCATCGCCCTCGACGCGAAGGTCTCCCTCGACGCCAACGCGGCCTTCCGCCACCCCGACCACGAGAAGTTCGTGGACAACTCCGCGACCGACCCGCTCGAGGTACGCGCCCAGTCGCTGGGTCTGAACTACGTCAAGCTGGACGGCAACGTGGGCATCATCGGCAACGGCGCCGGCCTGGTCATGTCCACGGTCGACGTGGTCGCCTACGTCGGCGAGGACCTGCCCACCGCGCCCGCCCCGGCGAACTTCCTCGACATCGGCGGCGGCGCGGACGCGACCGTGATGGCCAACGGCCTCAGCGTCATCCTGAGCGACCCGCAGGTCGATGCCATCTTCGTCAACGTCTTCGGCGGCATCACCGCCTGCGACCAGGTGGCCAGCGGCATCGTCCGCGCCATGGACATCCTGCGCGAGGCGGGCGAGGACCCCCAGCCGATCGTTGTGCGCCTAGACGGCAACAACGCCGAGGAGGGCCGACGCATTCTCGACGAGGCCGCGCTCGACTTCGTCGAGCGCGTTGACACCATGGACGGCGCGGCACAGCGCGTCGCCGAGCTCGCAGACCAGGCCGCAGCCGAAAGGACCAAGTAA
- the sucD gene encoding succinate--CoA ligase subunit alpha, with product MSIFLNSDSKVIVQGMTGAEGQKHTQRMLDSGTVVVGGVNPRKAGETVSFKGGTEVPVFGSVAEAVKETGANVSVVFVPARFTRDAVVEAIEAAVPLVVVITEGVPVKDTAEFHALARKSGTTRLIGPNCPGIISQEQSNAGIIPAESAPKKGPIGLVSKSGTLTYQMMFELRDIGFSSGVGIGGDPIIGTTHIDAIRAFEEDPDTEYIIMIGEIGGDAEEYAAEYIKEHVTKPVVAYIAGFRAPEGKTMGHAGAIVSGGSGTAAGKQQALEAAGVKVGRTPSEAARLMREIVESRA from the coding sequence ATGTCGATCTTCCTCAACTCTGATTCCAAGGTCATCGTCCAGGGAATGACCGGCGCCGAGGGGCAGAAGCACACGCAGCGCATGCTGGACTCCGGCACCGTCGTGGTCGGCGGCGTCAACCCCCGCAAGGCCGGCGAGACCGTTTCCTTCAAGGGCGGCACGGAGGTCCCCGTTTTCGGCTCCGTGGCGGAGGCCGTGAAGGAGACCGGGGCGAACGTCTCCGTCGTGTTCGTTCCGGCGCGCTTTACCCGCGACGCGGTGGTGGAGGCCATCGAGGCTGCGGTCCCGCTGGTCGTGGTCATCACCGAGGGCGTTCCGGTGAAAGACACCGCCGAGTTCCACGCCCTGGCGCGCAAGTCCGGTACGACGCGCCTGATCGGGCCGAACTGCCCCGGCATTATCAGCCAGGAGCAGTCGAACGCCGGCATCATCCCGGCGGAAAGCGCCCCGAAGAAGGGCCCGATCGGCCTCGTGTCTAAGTCCGGCACCCTGACCTACCAGATGATGTTCGAGCTGCGCGACATCGGTTTCTCCTCCGGCGTGGGCATCGGCGGCGACCCGATCATCGGCACCACGCACATCGACGCGATCCGCGCCTTCGAGGAGGACCCGGACACCGAGTACATCATCATGATCGGTGAGATCGGCGGAGACGCGGAGGAGTACGCTGCGGAGTACATCAAGGAGCACGTGACCAAGCCGGTCGTCGCCTACATCGCGGGCTTCCGCGCCCCCGAGGGCAAGACCATGGGACACGCCGGGGCGATCGTCTCTGGCGGCTCCGGCACCGCGGCCGGCAAGCAGCAGGCCCTGGAGGCCGCGGGCGTGAAGGTGGGCCGCACCCCCTCGGAGGCGGCCCGGCTCATGCGCGAGATCGTCGAGTCCCGCGCCTAA
- a CDS encoding dicarboxylate/amino acid:cation symporter gives MHLPKWATGFGAQVIAGLIVGLILGFIARGAEVEWLTQTLSWVGSAYVQLLKLLIPPLVFTAVVTSVANLRKVANAARLAVTTLIWFAITAFVSVLIGIGVGMLLQPGANSTVSPEAAAEPSTTGSWLGFVQSVVPANFLGLTGEVTDDGGVSLTFNVLQILIISLLIGVAAVKAGAAAEPFLEFSESLLKVIQVVLWWIIRLAPIGSAALIGRAVASYGWEALGSLGMFVLAIYLGLALVIFALYPAVLALNRLPVGGFFRRVWPVTTLGFATRSSMGVMPVNQRTVEESMGVPREYASFAMPLGATTKMDGCASIYPAIAALFVAQFYGIPLHFTDYMLIVIVSVLGSAATAGTTGATVMLTLTLSTLGLPLSGVGLLLAVEPIVDMGRTAVNVTGQALVAAVVAKREGIIDDSAWEDNATTTAAEARV, from the coding sequence ATGCACCTACCAAAATGGGCCACCGGCTTCGGCGCCCAGGTCATCGCCGGCCTCATCGTCGGCCTCATCCTCGGCTTCATCGCGCGCGGCGCGGAGGTCGAATGGCTCACCCAGACGCTGTCCTGGGTCGGCTCCGCCTACGTGCAGCTGCTCAAGCTGCTCATCCCGCCGCTGGTGTTCACAGCCGTGGTCACCTCGGTGGCCAACCTGCGCAAGGTCGCCAACGCCGCGCGCCTAGCGGTGACCACGCTCATCTGGTTCGCCATCACCGCCTTCGTGTCGGTGCTCATCGGCATCGGCGTCGGCATGCTCCTGCAACCCGGCGCGAACTCCACCGTCAGCCCGGAGGCGGCCGCCGAGCCCTCGACGACCGGCTCCTGGCTGGGCTTTGTGCAGTCCGTCGTGCCCGCCAACTTCCTCGGCCTGACCGGCGAGGTCACCGACGACGGCGGCGTCTCGCTGACCTTCAACGTCCTGCAGATCCTCATCATTTCCCTGCTCATCGGCGTCGCCGCGGTGAAGGCCGGCGCGGCCGCCGAGCCCTTCCTCGAGTTTTCCGAGTCCCTGCTCAAGGTCATCCAGGTGGTGCTGTGGTGGATCATCCGCCTCGCGCCCATCGGCTCCGCCGCGCTGATCGGCCGGGCCGTGGCCTCCTACGGCTGGGAGGCCCTCGGTTCGCTGGGCATGTTCGTGTTGGCCATCTACCTGGGCCTCGCGCTGGTCATCTTCGCCCTCTACCCCGCGGTGCTGGCACTCAACCGCCTGCCCGTGGGCGGGTTCTTCCGCCGCGTGTGGCCGGTGACCACCCTCGGCTTCGCCACCCGCTCCTCCATGGGCGTCATGCCCGTCAACCAGCGCACCGTCGAGGAATCCATGGGCGTGCCGCGCGAGTACGCGTCCTTTGCCATGCCGCTGGGTGCGACAACGAAGATGGACGGCTGCGCCTCCATCTACCCGGCGATCGCCGCCCTCTTCGTCGCGCAGTTCTACGGCATCCCGCTGCACTTCACCGACTACATGCTCATCGTCATCGTCTCGGTGCTCGGCTCCGCCGCCACCGCGGGCACGACCGGAGCGACAGTCATGCTCACGCTCACCCTGTCCACCCTCGGCCTGCCGCTGTCCGGCGTGGGCCTGCTTCTTGCCGTCGAGCCGATCGTCGACATGGGCCGCACCGCCGTCAACGTCACCGGCCAGGCGCTGGTGGCGGCGGTCGTGGCCAAGCGCGAGGGCATCATCGATGACTCCGCGTGGGAGGACAACGCCACCACCACCGCCGCCGAGGCGCGCGTGTGA
- a CDS encoding gamma carbonic anhydrase family protein, with protein sequence MIYAFEGTRPTIHPTAYVAAEATIIGDVIIGEDANIWPGAVIRGDVGRIRIGARTNIQDGTVIHVDTGAETVLEDDVTVGHMAMVHSCHVEAACLIGMSATVLSRARVGEGSIVAGGAVVLEGQDIAPYSVAAGVPAKVRKSLDEATRADRLAHAAHYVELGQRHRKGLTKHEV encoded by the coding sequence GTGATCTACGCCTTTGAGGGGACCCGCCCCACCATCCACCCCACCGCCTACGTCGCCGCCGAGGCCACGATCATCGGCGACGTGATCATCGGGGAAGACGCCAACATCTGGCCCGGCGCCGTCATCCGCGGCGACGTCGGGCGCATCCGCATCGGCGCGCGCACCAACATCCAGGACGGCACGGTCATCCACGTCGACACCGGCGCGGAAACGGTGCTCGAGGACGACGTCACGGTGGGCCACATGGCCATGGTGCACAGCTGCCACGTGGAGGCGGCCTGCCTGATCGGCATGAGCGCCACGGTGCTCTCGCGCGCCCGCGTCGGCGAGGGCTCCATCGTCGCCGGCGGCGCGGTTGTCCTCGAGGGCCAGGACATCGCCCCCTACAGCGTGGCCGCCGGGGTACCGGCCAAGGTGCGCAAGAGCCTGGACGAGGCCACGCGCGCAGACCGCCTGGCGCACGCGGCGCACTACGTCGAACTAGGGCAGCGCCACCGCAAGGGGCTCACGAAGCACGAGGTCTAG
- a CDS encoding ROK family transcriptional regulator, with protein MIATGSVFSRPSTPAAKCLHVIRLREVTSRSELVSATGLSQPTITRAIAALIAAGYVTERADLIRAKGRGRPTIPLTLGSPRALHAGISVGTLSTYVALFNLRGQALRSMDIDIPVARLSEDTFIQHIMAGLNRLRSGLDRPLATIGVTTSGTVTGDGVVYAPNLNWHGVKIGAQMREQFGVPVAVTSAAAAIVGSEAQSRDTLDSPGIMALFADDSIACAVASGQEVVPVPVAREDLTTQGLIRAIGIPGIRTLNDALTSAHRTATRPALNRRAQQLGELTAQLYEQHTPATVVVAGSAFIDDPLAPAPFARAVRESTPAGTQVSLRMIPTHREVVRDIARAVALDLVLREPLAVALP; from the coding sequence ATGATCGCAACCGGCTCCGTCTTCTCGCGCCCGAGCACCCCCGCAGCAAAGTGCCTCCATGTGATCCGGCTGCGGGAAGTGACGTCGAGAAGCGAGCTCGTCAGCGCGACCGGACTGTCGCAGCCGACGATCACCCGCGCCATTGCCGCGCTCATCGCGGCGGGTTACGTCACGGAGCGCGCGGACCTCATCCGCGCCAAGGGGCGGGGTCGGCCCACGATCCCCCTGACGCTCGGCTCTCCGCGCGCGCTCCACGCCGGCATCTCCGTCGGCACCCTGTCCACATACGTGGCGCTGTTCAACCTGCGCGGGCAGGCGCTGCGCAGCATGGACATCGACATCCCCGTCGCGCGCCTGAGCGAGGACACCTTCATCCAGCACATCATGGCGGGTCTCAACCGGCTGCGCTCCGGGCTGGACAGGCCCCTGGCCACGATCGGGGTGACCACCTCGGGCACAGTCACGGGCGACGGCGTGGTCTACGCGCCGAACCTGAACTGGCACGGTGTGAAGATCGGCGCGCAGATGCGCGAGCAGTTCGGGGTGCCGGTCGCGGTGACCTCGGCCGCCGCCGCGATCGTCGGCAGCGAGGCGCAGTCGCGCGACACTCTCGACAGCCCCGGCATCATGGCGTTGTTCGCGGACGACTCCATCGCGTGCGCCGTCGCCTCCGGCCAGGAGGTCGTTCCCGTCCCCGTCGCACGCGAGGACCTCACCACGCAGGGCCTCATCAGGGCCATCGGCATCCCGGGCATTCGCACGCTTAACGACGCCCTCACCAGCGCCCACCGCACCGCCACGCGCCCCGCCCTCAACCGCCGCGCCCAGCAGCTCGGCGAGCTGACGGCCCAGCTCTACGAGCAGCACACCCCGGCGACCGTCGTGGTGGCCGGCTCCGCCTTTATCGACGACCCGCTCGCCCCCGCCCCGTTCGCGCGGGCGGTGCGCGAGAGCACCCCCGCGGGCACGCAGGTGAGCCTGCGCATGATCCCCACCCACCGGGAGGTGGTGCGCGACATCGCCCGGGCCGTGGCGCTAGACCTCGTGCTTCGTGAGCCCCTTGCGGTGGCGCTGCCCTAG
- a CDS encoding NAD-dependent deacylase, with protein MGTRGSETAYEQAASILAEAQHIEVFTGAGMSADSGIATYRDAVTGLWENVDPTALASVDAWAERPEEMFAWYLWRASLVNAAEPNAGHLAVAEWARTPGRRVTVTTQNIDNLHERAGSEGVVHLHGSLFDFRCSICSRPWRGTPPFPEEPVAAIAPPECPLCGNLVRPGVVWFGEALPHREWDEAQRRMAEADAVVIVGTSGVVYPAAGLPVEAYWRGVPIIEVTPLRTELSRIASIVIEDTAANALPKLLF; from the coding sequence ATGGGAACGCGGGGCAGCGAGACGGCGTACGAGCAGGCAGCCAGCATTTTGGCAGAGGCGCAGCACATCGAGGTGTTTACGGGGGCGGGCATGTCGGCGGACAGCGGCATTGCCACCTACCGCGACGCGGTGACGGGCCTGTGGGAAAACGTGGATCCGACCGCGCTGGCCTCCGTGGACGCGTGGGCCGAGCGCCCGGAGGAGATGTTCGCCTGGTACCTGTGGCGCGCCTCGCTGGTCAACGCGGCGGAGCCGAACGCCGGCCACCTGGCTGTCGCCGAGTGGGCGCGCACGCCCGGCAGGCGGGTGACGGTGACCACGCAAAACATCGACAACCTGCACGAGCGCGCCGGTTCCGAGGGTGTGGTGCACCTGCACGGCTCGCTGTTCGATTTCCGCTGCAGCATCTGCTCGCGCCCGTGGCGCGGCACGCCGCCTTTCCCCGAGGAGCCGGTCGCGGCGATCGCCCCGCCGGAGTGCCCGCTGTGCGGCAACCTGGTGCGCCCGGGCGTGGTGTGGTTTGGCGAGGCCCTGCCGCACCGGGAGTGGGACGAGGCCCAGCGGCGCATGGCGGAGGCGGACGCCGTGGTCATCGTGGGCACCTCCGGGGTGGTCTACCCGGCGGCGGGGCTGCCGGTGGAGGCGTACTGGCGCGGGGTACCCATCATCGAGGTCACCCCCTTGCGTACCGAGCTGTCTCGCATCGCCAGCATCGTCATCGAGGACACCGCCGCGAACGCCCTGCCCAAACTCCTTTTCTAG